The window ATTGTATTGATACCAAACAAATTTAGATACAGAGATACAGAGCAATTTTAGCAGACAACTGTTCTGGACTACAGAAATCATGAGATCTATCTAAAGACAGAGCAAATCTGTAGCATAATGGGTTGAGACAGATGAGTGCTTAGTTCACACTCATATATACTTAACCCATCTCCTTATCTGCATAATAATCAAGATATAGGATCAAGCAAAATAGCATCAGAAAGttttccaatttattttattcccaGTTTTCTAGCATGGTGATTTATGACAATATCTTCAAAAACAATCTTTTACAATCTATTTCTTTGCAATGCCATACTCAATTCTCTTTTTGTGTTCAGATTACGCAAGAgtacagcaaaggaaataactgcaatattttttattagtaCAGGTTTAGAATATTGCTTTCAGTtattaattttctgaaatatcttTAAGGTTTATAGCAAAGTGGAAACATAATGGAATCACAAAACAATTACATACAAAGATCTATATAACATCatgaaacaacagaaaaactgTATTTCTACCTGAAAATTTATAATCACACCTGCTATCAGCACTACCTACCTAAAACCAATCAAAGTGCAATATAGAGCAGGGAAACTATGAGATTTCCAACTAGAACTGTGTTATTTGTGAGATTTTACCTTATTAAGAAATGCATAACGGAAAATCTGGCTTTTATCAAGAACAAGCATAGCTTTAGGAGTTGTAAAGGCATGATAAATCTTTGTCTAATacaattttcaaaatgcttacaaatgaattattttcaatATGAACACAGGTAGGTAAAGGACATATAAAGCAAAAATTTTTTcaattacttttaaatttaaCTGCAACAGTTTCTAAACACTACAAATTAATTCTGCTTTAAGATACACAATCCACCTTGCTGCCCCTAATAACAAGACTCTTGTGCTAGTccaaaatttctttccttttttgttcttgcaattctttttttaatacaagaGATTCCAGTCTTCCCAAATGTATGCACTGGTAATGTGAATAATCATACAAAATTAATTACTGTGTGCCCCATAGAAACAACATAGTAACAGATGACATGGACATTTCTGCAAGTGTCTGGGGACCTTGGGAAATTAAACTTGTTTAACTGCTGTAAATGCTTGGGTCCAGCTATATTACAaggatatttggaaaaaaaaaaattgaataaaatgCTTCATCAGTATAAAGTACTGGAAGAATattatgctttaaaaacaagtcatgattatttaatttttttttcatgcactCAGGTCAGGGCTTGCAGTGTTCTCACTTGAAGCAACATTTATGCCCGTGCAGTTCTGATGAACATTTAATGGAGACTGGTGAGTGGGAGAAAATcattgcacttttttttttccctaatgtgtataaaaaaatctgcaagCAATAACTCTGAATAAGATTAGCTCCTATTTTCCCAGACTAGTTACTTTCCACCATTAACAATTCTGCCCCATTTAAACTTCAAAATGCCCAAAGTAATTAAGCTATGTTGTGCTTGCCAATGTAGAGAGGCACTCAGGAGTAATATACACATTAATCAGGAACATTAGCTGCTAGACCATATGAATTCTACTCCTCATTACTCTATTATTGTAATTTAGAATTGGTTTTCAGTTTTGAGAAAAAAGTTCCTCTCCCCAACAGAGATTCATCTCTGAGAATACCTACTCTGAGCAATAATACCCATTTGCTTTAGGGATGAGATTAATACATTGGTAATCACTGGTTATTAAATAGCTTCTTGCTAATGGGGAACAAATAAGGATATAGGACATCATAATTTCAAGTGCCTAGCAACAATTCTTCTGACATCATGTTTTGACAGCTGGTTGGAATTGTTTCTAGTATGCATGACTGAAGCACAAGACTGCCAGGAATGAGAAAAAGCTCTACCTTTCTTGATTGCTAGCATTGCTTTTCTTAACATCAGAAGAACTTCCATACAAGTAAAATCCTCAGTTTTTACTCATAGGCAAGTTAAACTATGTGTACAATACATTCTAAATCCTTATTCACTAGAAGCTCAGTCTGGCAAGGTGCAAAGTGAAGAAACACGACACATGCAGTTTCAGTCATATCTAGCTTACTTCAACAGAGCAAACTGGCTTGGAATGAACTAGACCTAAACTGCAAGAGGCCTTCCTCACTTGAGATCAACAGATTTCTTGATTCAAGACTTTTTCAATCCACAGATTTTTGTACTGAAAACTCTGGACTATGAAAACAATGCAAAAGCACCATGCAGACCTTAAAATATGCACATGAGACCATCCACGGCATTCTTACACCATATAATGAAGGTATGCAATGAATGCAGGGAAAGAGATTGCAAATTTTCTTAGGCTTCACGATTAGGATTTTTAAAGTCTATTAGCCAGAAGCAACCACTCGAGTTTTAGTAAAGATTAtctgctatttttctttttaaaatacctttattCAACCTGTGGTATTTTATAAATCAGACATCtagctcagaaaaaaatttcaaatacttctgtttaattattaaaaagGTACCAGAAGTTTAAGTACATGAATACCATTTATAATGCAATGAAATTTTGGATTGTCTTTTAGTCTAGGAGGTTGATAACTCAGCCTTTCAACAGAAAGGTTGATGTTTTAGTTTAGATATTAAATTGTGCCATAGTCCAGTACACCTTAAAATCTATGTGCAGTTTTATGGCCCAATTTATTAATACATCAAACCTTTTTTAGATTCATCCTGTGTATCTTACTTCTAGGTATATGCAAACCAATGCATGCTTCCTTTCACTACTGCAGAGTCAGTACTATTACTGATAGTAAGATAGAGAAGAATTCAAAGAATTAGATCAACCACTTAAACAGCAGccagttttaaaaatacacatggTATATGAATATCCTACTCTTTCTGTGTATTACAACACAGCTGTTCTCAACAAGTGGCAGATGCAGTATTTtgtataaagaaaattttaaaatcacctTTTAGAAGCTGATTCAGGTCCATGGCATCATGCAATACTTTTCGACTGTATCTGCGATCAAACTCGGAATCTAACGGAAAAAATACAGATGTAAGATTGAATTTCCCAGCCCCATAGGTTTTGCACACTTAGTGTTGTACTTAAATTCTCGAAATTACCATATAATTCTTGGTTCacattttcctgtctctttACTTTTAGTTTCTTATCATTTGATGCTACAAATTCAAAAGACTGGATAGGACTGATGTCTGGAGTTGACAGAGGTGTTACGTCAGTCACTGTGTCTTCAGATTCCTCCAGGTCATCACCAAGCTTTGGTTTTCCTTCCGCTAATTTCATTGCTGACttgaatttttgttttggagaCAGAAGAGCATTTCTACAAGCATTCGTTTTTGGGGAAGAATGAGATAAATCTGATAAACAGCTATCAGAATCTGAGTCAGAACCATCTGTATCTGAGCTTGAGGATGATGATGacgaggatgaggaggaggaggaggaagaagaggaggagctgATAGTATATTTTTTGCTAGCCTTTTTTATGTTTGGTTGCTTAGCTGACTTTGGTCTAACCTGTTTTTTGCCATCATCACTACTATCTTCTTCATCTGTATAATaatcttcttcaccttctttaaCTATTTtaggaattccagcaggaacaATCTCCTCTGTTCCTCTATTTGCTGCAGGTGTTGCTCCAGATGTACCTGCATTCTCCGCAACTGGAGAAACTGTCAAAGAGGAAGCATCTTCACTAGGACCTTTGCTATTTTCTAGGAACTGATCCCTTTGCAAATCTATCTgcttttcttcactttcttccTTACAACACTTTTCATCCTTTGAATTAGAAACCAAATCAGTGTCTGCAAGAGCTGCCTTTGTACTTCCTTTCTCTATATGTTCAccattttcttcagctttctttttctcttcctcaaaGTCACTGTCAAAGAAGGCATGATCCACTTCCCCATCTGATATGTCTTCAAAACGGTCCATAACGAAATATGAAGTGCCACCTGCAAGCAtcagaaaacatttccaaatatttctgcaaaaacaGATCCAAATACACTTTTATTATAATAGTTTTGCTCTTCACTCTTTTAGCTCTAGTAATTTATAATTATGCAATTAATTACAGGAAATTGCTAGAGACAATTCCATAGTGAGctcagtaaaaaaaatttagtgCCACCTTATTGCACACAGCTCATATGTTAGACCAGACAGCTTTACTTTAAGCCAACTCATCACTATTTCCAAATTATTACTTCTAAGCAAATTTGTCAAACACCCTTAGTGGCTAGAAAATCTTAACAACTACAAACAAGCAATTAATatgtcttatttttttcctttaaggtAGAGCCATTTGAAGCTAGAGTCACTTTTGAGCTATCATTAGCTGGAATTTTATATTGTAAACCTTGTTTGTATACAGTGGTCACCATCTTGGCTGACACAGCCATACACACTGCAGACTTTCAATACTTGAAATCAGGAGAAATTTCAATTTACATTGAAAGATCCATGGCTCCAAGGTTAAATTGAGAGATTGTGGGTGTGTCAGTGTTCGTGTTTTAGTTTGGACAAGGAGCTGGCTTTTCATGACAGTCTTCTGTAACTCACACTCCACAGTAGAGTAGTGAAACTTAATTCTCTCAGATGAACCTAGACTTCAAAAAGTGTGATCCAGGCATGAAGCCAGTGCATTTAATCCAGAAGTTACCATTCAGTCCCTGGGACCAGATCATGGTTAGTCCAAACACATAATATTGCAGACATCAGGACCTTAGTGCTAACCATTATGTTCTACAAATCTGCTCCTATTATGTCCTACTTCTTACAGAATTTTATGGTGCTTGATCTTATGCATGTGGCAGGAGGATACAAAAGTTTCCAGTCATTAGTAGTATACATATAGAGTTCAAATAAAAGAATCCAAACACCccacaaccaaacaaaatcagCCAGTATCAAAGACTACCAGTCCCATCTAGCCAGAGGTACTTTTCTCCTACTCTTTACAACAAATTTCactgttaaaataatttagtaaGCTACAATCAATAAATATGTAACATTCTTTAGACCCAAACACGAAGGCAGTGGAAGTAACCATACAAGGATGGAGAACCAGAATATTTTACAAGACGGATGGTCTCCCTTAAACCACATATGGTTTGTTGCCATGGCAAACAAAggtggaaaaaaggaatttccaGGAAAGGTTCTAgctgaaaattactttgaaatacAGGATTTCTAAAGGTCACTCAGATATTTTGCCACTTCTCAAATAATACTGGTTTAGAGGAACTGAAAATATGCTCCTCAAATCACAACATAAAACCAAAAAGTCTGGAATCTCCTATGGTTTTAAGAATCACAAAGCCAAAGAACTGAAAAGAGACTTATTATAGATAGACATTGTATAAAGCTGAAAACACTATTAGGCAACAGAAGCAGAGATCAATTTTCAGGACCACAAAGATAACACTCTAAAGCACCTAGCTCTTCAAAGAGCAACAAAACAAAGGAGTAAAACACTTCTGGGAATGCAGATATCCAGCAAGTTAAAGTCTCACACAAGAACAGGCATTAGCCACCATAAAACACCACCCTGCTGCTTACAGAATACTTCATCTGCCTCTTCATCCAGGCAGGGTGCTCCATTAGAGACACCCCTCAGGACTGACTGCCTGCCTTATTGGCCATGTCCCTGGTTCTCACTCACAGGCACTCAGGCTTATCATTATTCTTGAGCTCTACACAGCTGAAATACTCCCAAACAGAGAGGGTCACCCCACCACCTCTCCCTCCTGGTATGTCCCTTCTGAGGAGCTTACAACCATCCATTGCACCACGCCAGCCATGACAATCATCCCACCACGTTTCTGTGATGGCGACTACATCATGGTTTTCCCACAGCACTATGACTTCTCGCTGCTCCTGGTTTTTACCCATCTTGTGTGCATTGGTGCAGATGACTACAGATGGGCTATTGGTTCCACCCTTCGGGTCACTTCTTGTGATACCTGGCTTCAGGCAGCTTGTACAGCCTGCAATGTGCAACTATCTTGTGAATTCCTGAAAGCTTTTCTCAAGCAGCTTCCTAAAAGgataatacattttaatatatCAAATAATgcacaatagaaaaaaaaaacaatcagaaGAGTAACatattatttacatttaattttctaCCCTGTGTAATCTAAACCAGAAGGGAACAAAACCTGTTAAGCACAGAccatgaattatttatttagcaAGTACAAGTTGAATAAAGCCAattctatgaagaaaattaatatagGAAGtagagtttaaaaataaaaccctttaTTCTGCATGATGAAAGGCTTTTATTACTTAAGGAACTAGCATCTCTCCAGCTCATAACTAGAAATATTATGACTGATTGGTAAAAGCAGGCATGTGGTGTATTTCACGCGTCTCAAACACAGATCTGAAATAATGTTAGCACTGTTGCATACCTAAAAGCACAAGGGGCTAAGGCAAAAAGGTTTGCAGGTGGGTGCAGACAAACTAGGATAGCTTAATATAGCTGAAAACTTTAGTATAGCTTAAAATATAACGTTTTGTTGAGGTGCAATCACATCCATGTATTTTTAGTTCATGTAATGCTATGCCTGCAAAGGAGACTGAACTAGCAGTGTCTCATGGGCTATAATGTGTAGTCACACCATGGCTTCTCAGATGACTTTGCCAAACACAGTCTCTGACGTGAGGATGGATTTAACTCAAGACAAAAGGGCAGTGTAGAGCTGGCAAAAGGTGATAAAAGATAGCAACCAGCAGGTACATTCCTTTCCATTAATGCCAGCCAGGGAGCACACATCTTCCCACTCTACATGATTCAGGAACAGCTCACCTGCCAGTGGGCTGTTTCCTAGGAAGACTGAGACATAACCGCTTTGCAGACAGCGACCACCAGCACAGGAGAGACCATTTAGCAGTATGGCCCTGCCCAAGGAGCAGCAGTCATCCCACTGACAAATGCATATTCCACTCCTTTGGTACAAGTCCCTAACAACTTTAGCCTTCATCTTAATGGGAAACCCACACGCCATGTCTCTCACTGTCAATCATTCAAACTTAAGATTAATTACttctttaattaatttatttaattgtttaatttacaattaaaacaaacaaaaggaaataaacaaagagaTGGTATTCTTGGATCCTATTCGACTCCTGCATCAAGAGCATCTGCAACAGAGCTGGAATTTGCCAAGACAATGCAATACAGAAGAGGTAACTTTGCTGATAAAGCATGCCTAAATCAATAAATTGGTTCTGCTTACAATTTCACACCCATTTATATACAACACAGAGTGTAATTTTACTTCTGTGAGAAATAAAGAGTTCTGCTAGGCTGCctgtttttaaaacacagagTCAACAAGTGATACTCTGGAATCCCAAAAAAAGCTGCCATTACAGTCGAATACTTACCATTAACTGTTAATTTTAGTGACCtctgtatttatttacaaaaaacCCACATGCTTCCTGTGGCTTTCTGCCATGAAACGCTCTAACACAAGTATGATCAACTCCAAAGAGCAGGCTGGCCATTAATTATTTGCCAGATCTTTTTTTACTGTAATATTTCTTCTCCCCATGTAATTTCCACCTCTCATCCCATTTTTCTTGCAAGAGTAACAATCACTCATCACCACAGCCAAGCGCACCCTTTTGTCTTTGTCTCTTCCAGACTGCAGCTCTTCCTAGTTTAGGAAGAACAAGCTTATACCACTTTTTAATCCCTTCAAGCTTGACCCATTTAAGATCAGAAAGCAGTGGCCAAGCAGGCAAGGTGAACGTGCAGTCTGACTTTAGAGACCCACACTTTCTCACCCGAAGGCTGACACACTCAGAGTCTGACTACCTACTGGGACCACATCCACATTCTCCCAGCAAGAACAAAGACCACGCAGCTCCTGCACAGGTCAACCACGTCCTGCTGCTGCACTACCCAAAGAACAAGCAGCATTTTAACACCCTCCTCCATCTCAAAAAACAGATCAAGACCCTAATCACACTAAGCATATTGAGTGGTTTTCCCCTGCCAGCTGCAAATCTGCCAACTACAGCAccacctgaaatatttttgtaggCAATGCCTAAGAGCAGGCCATTAGGCATGACTGCAACTTAAAGTATCTTCTACAAAGATGGGATGGTACATAAAAAGTCATGTAATGAGTATACAGACTTAGATATGGGTTTGTGTTTCAACATATCTTgtcttttgaaaacattttggaaTGTCAGAAACTAACACTTACAAAGTACATTAACTACCCAGTAAAAGATTTGAGATCTTTTAAACTTAGTTAAACCTTGAAGTTACCCACTAAatctttcactttttaaaatgcacacCATCTGAAACTTGTGCATCCATGAGTTCTGAAATatcatagaagaaaaaaaaaatcaatattcagGTACAAGCAGTGAtccactttcttttcttttaagcatTCTACTATCATAATCAAGTAAGAGGATGATTTATATAGAGAGGaaaactggggttttttcctgatcTTGTAACATAAAAATTCCTAGCATGCAGACAAACATGCTTCAAGGAAAGctgttttttcccagtctgGTAAGATACAGATTCCTAGCATATAGGACACCACACTCTGAGCTTGCATGCTATGCATCCTCAGAAGGGCCTAAATACTTTCCTAACATCATAAGATTCTGGTATTTAATAGAAGGTGAAAACGAGACCTTTACACATCCTAGGAGCTGAATCAGAAATGTCTGATGTTACTGTGTGTATCCTGTACATCACCACAAAGGCCATAATATAGCACAGCTATAGTACACTCAAGATGAGTTAATATTATGTTTACAGCAACAAAAAAGAACAGACATCAGCTTAAGATGTATTAAAAAACATGTAAAGTATCAGAAGCAGTATAATATTGTATTTATCTCCAACATGGCACCTTCTGTTTTAGGTTTAAATAAAAGACATATATGACCAATGGTACATGTTCTTTGTGGCACTCCAAAAATCTTCTGAGTctacattttcattatttccccTCTGGGGTTTCTGCCCCCCTAAACCTGCTGACTGCCAAACTGCCTCTTGTATGGTAAGCTTGGGAGAAGTTAAAAATGCTAAAAGAACCACACCTGGctccctcttcctcccttcctcatttttcactgaagcttaaaaaaaaccaactccagcaaacaaacaaaaaaagacaaatttgaaaacattttgaagagAGCAATCAAAATGTTAGGAAAAGTTATACTTTTGGGGGTTTGTTAGATCAAAAGAGGGGAAACATGAGAAAACACAAATCTTAAAACCTGTGTGACAAAACACATATTCAGCCCTATTTACCTCGGCTTAAATAAAGTTTTCATATTTGTTACTAAGAACAACAAAGCATGCAAAGGAAGAAACACAGCTCTTAGGAAACTACTTCCCTTAAGTGAAGCCTACAACGAATGAAACAATCAGTCTCTTCAGCAGATATTCCAATTTTCCAAGCTCAGAGCACAATGCCTGCTACAGCTGACCTGCATCCTTTGTTCTCTCTGCTAGACACAATGGAAGGATTTTCCCCTGCATGCTCTAAGACACAGTTTATTAACTCCTAAAACTATGACAGATTAGTCCTCACATCAGCAGTTCTGTCTCAAACAGGTAGGCTCACTGGAGATGCCTCAAACTACTCCTGAGTCTTCTAAAAAGAGTTGCAACAGAAAGTCATGAGTCTCAGTTAAGTAAGAATTCAGTTCAGCCAATGGGCACTAGAAAATCCTGAAACACAGTCAATTGCCATCATGGTTAGAGCAAATGAAAGCACATGACAACCAAAGAGCCCCAGACAGCTGCCGGGCAAAGGCTTTCAAGTTAATGTacaaggcagggaggagagagaacaGGCAGAAAtggaggggggaagaaaaaatatttcctcttgaGCCAAAAATAAGCCATTCTCCTACTGCGAGAAGCTGCAATAATGCGGAGAGGTGTGTATCTGTAGCTTCAGGACTTCACTTATAGAAACACATTAAATATGTGTTCTTCAGGCTCTTCAGCAAAGGTCACCCTGCGACCTCTTGAGCAGAAAAGCTGGGTCAGAGAACACTGAAGTTAAGTGATGGGAGTGATGATGGCCATCAGGTCTGTCTAAACAGACCATGGCTGCTCACTCATTATGGAGAATCCCAATAAAATTACTCACAAACCTTCTAAacccaggaagaaaagaagtaGCTTACAagtacaataaaaaataaagacaacaaaTCATATGTTGGTTGATAAAAGTagcagcagcttctggaagGTCTTCCACTTCTACAAGCATAAGTGATACCACCCACACTGAAGTCGCATGGGGCTGCTGCCATACAATTTCTCACTACCTGGAAGAGTCCCAACTCCAGCTACCTCAAGACTAGAAGGCAGCAAGCTGCTAGGGGAAAACTGGTCACTGGTATTGATCTTTCCCAAAAGTGAACCATAGCAACAGTCTTTTGATAATATAGAACAGGTACAAAAAGCCCAGAAAAGTTCAGACTCTACTGCCAGGTATCAATGGTGAAGAGCAAAGTAAAGGTCCAGCTTTGTTTTCCCACTCCTTCTATACTGGTATATATTTATGAAGAGTATTTCTGTCTgatataaatatgtaaatttgGGGACAACATGTATTCAACCAGGCTATCCATGACTGAAGGGGGAGAGTCTGGCACAGCAGTTCAAAACTGCGTGCAAGAAAAACAACTGCTCTTATTAAAGCAAAGCTTCAGCATATCTGCCACGTAAAGGCTGGAGTTACATTTGCCAGTCCTGAAACAGATGGCAGGACCATAAAGGAATCAAGTACACCACAAACTACTGATGGAGATAAGCCACAGCAGATAAATCACAGCATATTTCTGAATACCAGGCCATCTTTACCAAGTGGCACAACACGTGAACTGTCTCCCACAACAGAGATGCCCATTGAACTACAAGTGTTTTTTATGCTTCTAACATTATAAATTTAGTGTGCTTAGTGACCTGACTAGACAAATAGGTGTGTCATTAGCATTTCCTTTAACTGTTTGTATAGATGTGCTTCAACGCACATCAAATAGACCTGAGTTTCTGGAAGAATTTCCTTCATAAGGCCCTCCATCACAAGATATGCTTA is drawn from Haemorhous mexicanus isolate bHaeMex1 chromosome 4, bHaeMex1.pri, whole genome shotgun sequence and contains these coding sequences:
- the CFAP97 gene encoding cilia- and flagella-associated protein 97; this encodes MDRFEDISDGEVDHAFFDSDFEEEKKKAEENGEHIEKGSTKAALADTDLVSNSKDEKCCKEESEEKQIDLQRDQFLENSKGPSEDASSLTVSPVAENAGTSGATPAANRGTEEIVPAGIPKIVKEGEEDYYTDEEDSSDDGKKQVRPKSAKQPNIKKASKKYTISSSSSSSSSSSSSSSSSSSSDTDGSDSDSDSCLSDLSHSSPKTNACRNALLSPKQKFKSAMKLAEGKPKLGDDLEESEDTVTDVTPLSTPDISPIQSFEFVASNDKKLKVKRQENVNQELYDSEFDRRYSRKVLHDAMDLNQLLKAFLQLDKKEQKLTIDQPSKGIRKNYSFTNEEVRQIDRENQRLLKELSRQSARPRRSSTFKKVSVTPPRLYHSALNRQKEQQRIERENLAFLKRLEAVKPTAGMKRSEQLRDYHRQMSYLNSSPSLRRARSPFSQLSPPRGTSRSSTVQSALSQRNEKPMSDSASGALQRPNSTNVCAAWL